In Phyllopteryx taeniolatus isolate TA_2022b chromosome 13, UOR_Ptae_1.2, whole genome shotgun sequence, the following are encoded in one genomic region:
- the bdkrb2 gene encoding B2 bradykinin receptor produces MALQTTRIPELNTTVENHTVIEEKSCIDPDLWNALTSSQPIYLGVCAVLGVVLNVFVLLVFCLHKKACTVAEIYLSNLAAADLLVVCCLPFWAVNIAENFNWPFGLAMCKVVNTGIKMNVYSSIYFLVLVSMDRYVALVHPMSHGRMRRPKYAKLGCLLVWAFGLLLSAPTLVFRVVKYFPEYDVHACVLDFPSRAVMLLCDAMLIIFSFVIPIPIISFCTVKIIQALSKRTIERFNAEKTEQKATTLVLVILVAFLICWIPFHIVTVLDVLIKARVMLGCHLEAAVDICKQIFDYLAFFNSIINPVLYVIVGKNFRKKAQEVCKHWRLSSKATASTHSNTSATLRTFT; encoded by the coding sequence AATACCAGAGCTGAACACCACAGTTGAAAACCACACAGTCATAGAAGAAAAGAGCTGCATCGATCCCGACCTTTGGAATGCGCTCACCAGCAGCCAGCCCATCTACTTGGGGGTCTGCGCCGTGCTGGGAGTGGTCTTGAACGTCTTCGTGCTGCTGGTGTTCTGCCTGCACAAGAAGGCGTGCACGGTGGCCGAGATCTACCTGAGCAACCTGGCGGCCGCCGACCTCCTCGTGGTGTGCTGCCTTCCCTTTTGGGCCGTCAACATCGCCGAGAATTTCAACTGGCCTTTCGGTCTGGCCATGTGCAAAGTGGTCAACACGGGCATCAAGATGAACGTTTACAGCAGCATCTACTTCCTGGTTCTGGTGAGCATGGATCGTTACGTGGCGCTGGTTCACCCGATGTCGCACGGGCGAATGCGTCGACCCAAGTATGCCAAACTGGGCTGTCTGCTGGTGTGGGCTTTCGGCTTGCTCCTGAGCGCCCCGACGCTGGTCTTCAGGGTGGTGAAGTATTTCCCCGAGTACGACGTGCACGCCTGCGTCCTCGATTTCCCAAGCCGCGCCGTAATGCTGCTCTGCGATGCGATGCTAATTATCTTCAGCTTCGTCATCCCGATTCCCATCATCTCATTCTGCACCGTCAAGATCATCCAGGCGTTAAGCAAGCGGACGATAGAGAGGTTCAACGCTGAGAAGACTGAGCAGAAGGCCACCACGCTGGTGTTGGTCATCCTGGTTGCCTTCCTCATCTGCTGGATACCGTTTCACATCGTCACAGTGCTGGATGTGCTAATAAAGGCCCGTGTGATGCTTGGGTGTCACCTGGAAGCAGCCgtagacatttgcaaacagatCTTTGACTACTTGGCCTTCTTCAACAGCATCATCAACCCCGTCTTGTATGTCATCGTTGGGAAAAACTTCCGGAAAAAGGCTCAGGAAGTGTGCAAGCACTGGCGCCTCAGTAGCAAAGCGACAGCGTCCACTCATTCAAACACTTCTGCGACACTGAGGACATTTACATAA
- the bdkrb1 gene encoding B1 bradykinin receptor isoform X1, whose product MTMEPMTLEAAAAHRSENGSFSNTLMSTDFVTLRAIVPPYIIAVSVAGLALNGFVLCVFLAHKDRLTVAEVYLGNLALADFALLCGLPFWAANILNGFDWQYGDALCKLVNGVMMVNLYTSVYTLVMISVDRYLAIVMTMQARWLRRTRHAKIICVLLWLFGLSLSMPTTLHRKVMYFEEFQMTSCVLDYSHGSSWKLANQALLNAAGFVVPGLVIVFCSRAIVKALGQRKESVGLRDVNDAKASVLLYAITLLFILCWGPYQVFTFLDTLCDTHVLDVTAWSHALDVGGQISAYLGILNSALNPVLYVLAGQYFRKKVSAIYRTALRHRRRSDKTTYQRSVVSTYIHRPEQIKPVVI is encoded by the exons ATG ACTATGGAGCCAATGACGCTTGAGGCGGCGGCTGCTCATCGGTCTGAAAACGGCAGCTTTTCAAACACTCTCATGTCGACGGACTTCGTCACGCTCCGCGCCATCGTTCCTCCGTACATCATCGCCGTGTCCGTGGCGGGCCTCGCCTTGAACGGCTTCGTCCTGTGCGTTTTCCTCGCTCACAAGGATCGCCTGACCGTGGCTGAGGTCTACCTGGGGAACTTGGCTCTGGCCGACTTCGCGCTCCTATGCGGCCTCCCCTTCTGGGCCGCCAACATCCTCAACGGCTTCGACTGGCAGTACGGCGACGCCTTGTGCAAGTTGGTCAACGGCGTCATGATGGTGAACCTCTACACCAGCGTCTACACTTTGGTCATGATCAGCGTCGACCGCTACTTGGCGATCGTGATGACCATGCAAGCGAGGTGGCTGCGACGAACGCGGCACGCCAAGATCATCTGCGTGCTCCTCTGGCTTTTCGGGCTCTCGCTCAGCATGCCGACCACGCTGCACAGGAAGGTGATGTACTTTGAAGAATTCCAGATGACATCCTGCGTGCTGGACTACAGCCACGGCAGCTCGTGGAAGTTAGCCAACCAGGCCCTGCTGAATGCCGCTGGCTTCGTCGTCCCTGGTCTGGTGATCGTCTTCTGTAGCAGGGCTATCGTTAAGGCTTTGGGACAGAGGAAGGAGAGCGTCGGCCTTCGGGATGTTAATGACGCGAAGGCCTCTGTGCTGTTGTACGCCATCACTCTGCTGTTCATCCTGTGCTGGGGGCCCTACCAGGTCTTCACCTTCCTTGACACGCTCTGCGACACCCACGTGCTGGACGTCACGGCGTGGTCCCACGCTCTGGACGTCGGGGGGCAGATCTCGGCCTATCTCGGCATCCTCAACAGCGCCCTCAACCCTGTGCTCTACGTCCTCGCCGGGCAGTACTTCAGGAAGAAAGTTAGCGCCATTTATCGGACGGCTCTGCGACATCGCAGACGATCGGACAAGACCACCTATCAGCGCTCTGTCGTCTCCACTTACATTCACAGACCTGAGCAGATTAAGCCTGTTGTCATATAG
- the kcnk10b gene encoding potassium channel subfamily K member 10b: MKFPIENQRKQVNWDPEQVAVQTNLVPPKKAQPGMVKSSLVQASVATMQNPMGCEPKANGHCALPRLSISSRSASVVASMDASCDGSLAALHSVMKWKTVLAVFIVVVLYLVCGGLVFRALEQPFESDQKTSITLEKASFLARHPCVTPDELEALIKHSIDAVSAGVSPIGDTSYNSSYWDLGSAFFFAGTVITTIGYGNIAPSTEGGKIFCILYAIFGIPLFGFLLAGIGDQLGTIFVKSILRVEKIFRQKHKQISQTKIRVTSTILFIFAGCIVFVTVPAVIFKHIEGWTTLEAIYFVVITLTTVGIGDYVAGGNRRIDYRKWYKPLVWFWILVGLAYFAAVLSMIGDWLRVLSKKTKEEVGEFKAHAAEWKANVRAEFRETRRRLSVEIHDKLQRAATIRSMERRQLGLEQRAHSLDMLSPEKRAVFASLDAGPFKTSSQESIDTKLNNLRLKGACEPYEHRGGEQTPQTASSSEENLFNMRFGSLTKLARRSKNREIRRNIPGDVRRASVSVSNGNALVDEERGEGGQEDGELDEENREMKERNTSLTNLSQYSMERSKLNGCIPELSKLQNN; the protein is encoded by the exons atgaaattCCCAATAGAAAACCAGAGGAAACAAGTTAATTGGGACCCCGAACAAG TGGCGGTCCAGACTAACTTGGTCCCTCCCAAGAAGGCCCAGCCCGGCATGGTGAAGTCCAGCCTCGTCCAGGCCAGCGTGGCCACTATGCAAAACCCGATGGGCTGCGAGCCTAAAGCCAACGGTCACTGCGCCCTGCCTCGCCTGTCCATCTCGTCGCGCTCAGCCAGCGTGGTCGCCAGCATGGACGCCAGCTGCGACGGCTCGCTGGCAGCGCTGCACTCGGTCATGAAATGGAAGACGGTGCTGGCTGTGTTCATCGTGGTGGTCCTGTACCTGGTGTGCGGGGGTCTGGTGTTCAGGGCGCTGGAGCAGCCGTTTGAGAGCGATCAGAAGACCAGCATCACCCTGGAAAAGGCTTCCTTCCTAGCAAGACACCCCTGTGTTACCCCCGACGAGCTGGAGGCTCTCATCAAG cATTCTATCGACGCTGTGAGTGCTGGGGTCAGTCCCATAGGAGACACCTCCTACAACTCCAGCTATTGGGACCTTGGCAGCGCTTTCTTCTTCGCCGGAACCGTCATCACGACCATCG GTTACGGAAACATCGCTCCCAGCACGGAGGGTGGCAAGATCTTCTGCATCCTTTATGCCATTTTCGGCATCCCTCTTTTTGGCTTCCTGTTGGCTGGGATTGGAGATCAGCTGGGCACCATCTTTGTGAAAAGTATTTTGAGAGTGGAGAAGATCTTCAGG caaaaacacaaacagatcAGCCAGACAAAGATCCGGGTGACGTCTACCATCCTCTTTATCTTTGCCGGTTGCATCGTCTTTGTCACTGTGCCAGCTGTCATCTTTAAACACATCGAGGGCTGGACCACGCTGGAAGCCATCTACTTTGTTGTCATCACTCTCACCACAGTGGGGATCGGCGACTACGTGGCGG GCGGTAACCGCAGGATTGACTACAGGAAGTGGTACAAGCCTCTGGTGTGGTTCTGGATCTTGGTGGGTTTGGCCTACTTTGCGGCAGTCCTCAGCATGATTGGAGACTGGCTTCGAGTGCTATCCAAGAAGACCAAAGAAGAG GTTGGAGAGTTCAAAGCTCATGCAGCTGAATGGAAGGCGAATGTACGAGCTGAGTTCCGGGAGACACGACGCCGTCTGAGCGTCGAGATCCACGACAAGCTCCAGAGGGCTGCCACCATCCGCAGCATGGAGCGCCGCCAGCTGGGCCTGGAGCAGCGGGCCCACTCTTTGGACATGTTGTCGCCTGAGAAGAGGGCCGTTTTCGCCAGCCTAGATGCTGGCCCCTTCAAGACCTCGTCCCAGGAGAGCATTGACACCAAGCTGAACAACCTGCGGCTGAAGGGCGCCTGCGAGCCCTATGAGCATCGTGGCGGTGAGCAGACGCCGCAAACGGCATCCTCGTCGGAGGAGAACCTCTTCAACATGCGCTTCGGCTCACTCACCAAGCTGGCCAGGCGCAGCAAAAACCGCGAGATCCGGAGGAACATCCCCGGGGACGTTCGACGGGCCAGCGTTAGCGTTAGTAACGGGAACGCCCTGGTTGATGAAGAGCGGGGTGAGGGAGGGCAAGAAGATGGTGAGCTGGATGAGGAAAACCGGGAGATGAAAGAGAGGAACACCAGTTTGACAAACCTGTCACAGTACTCTATGGAGCGCTCCAAGTTGAATGGGTGCATACCAGAACTGTCTAAACTCCAGAACAATTAG
- the bdkrb1 gene encoding B1 bradykinin receptor isoform X2, producing MEPMTLEAAAAHRSENGSFSNTLMSTDFVTLRAIVPPYIIAVSVAGLALNGFVLCVFLAHKDRLTVAEVYLGNLALADFALLCGLPFWAANILNGFDWQYGDALCKLVNGVMMVNLYTSVYTLVMISVDRYLAIVMTMQARWLRRTRHAKIICVLLWLFGLSLSMPTTLHRKVMYFEEFQMTSCVLDYSHGSSWKLANQALLNAAGFVVPGLVIVFCSRAIVKALGQRKESVGLRDVNDAKASVLLYAITLLFILCWGPYQVFTFLDTLCDTHVLDVTAWSHALDVGGQISAYLGILNSALNPVLYVLAGQYFRKKVSAIYRTALRHRRRSDKTTYQRSVVSTYIHRPEQIKPVVI from the coding sequence ATGGAGCCAATGACGCTTGAGGCGGCGGCTGCTCATCGGTCTGAAAACGGCAGCTTTTCAAACACTCTCATGTCGACGGACTTCGTCACGCTCCGCGCCATCGTTCCTCCGTACATCATCGCCGTGTCCGTGGCGGGCCTCGCCTTGAACGGCTTCGTCCTGTGCGTTTTCCTCGCTCACAAGGATCGCCTGACCGTGGCTGAGGTCTACCTGGGGAACTTGGCTCTGGCCGACTTCGCGCTCCTATGCGGCCTCCCCTTCTGGGCCGCCAACATCCTCAACGGCTTCGACTGGCAGTACGGCGACGCCTTGTGCAAGTTGGTCAACGGCGTCATGATGGTGAACCTCTACACCAGCGTCTACACTTTGGTCATGATCAGCGTCGACCGCTACTTGGCGATCGTGATGACCATGCAAGCGAGGTGGCTGCGACGAACGCGGCACGCCAAGATCATCTGCGTGCTCCTCTGGCTTTTCGGGCTCTCGCTCAGCATGCCGACCACGCTGCACAGGAAGGTGATGTACTTTGAAGAATTCCAGATGACATCCTGCGTGCTGGACTACAGCCACGGCAGCTCGTGGAAGTTAGCCAACCAGGCCCTGCTGAATGCCGCTGGCTTCGTCGTCCCTGGTCTGGTGATCGTCTTCTGTAGCAGGGCTATCGTTAAGGCTTTGGGACAGAGGAAGGAGAGCGTCGGCCTTCGGGATGTTAATGACGCGAAGGCCTCTGTGCTGTTGTACGCCATCACTCTGCTGTTCATCCTGTGCTGGGGGCCCTACCAGGTCTTCACCTTCCTTGACACGCTCTGCGACACCCACGTGCTGGACGTCACGGCGTGGTCCCACGCTCTGGACGTCGGGGGGCAGATCTCGGCCTATCTCGGCATCCTCAACAGCGCCCTCAACCCTGTGCTCTACGTCCTCGCCGGGCAGTACTTCAGGAAGAAAGTTAGCGCCATTTATCGGACGGCTCTGCGACATCGCAGACGATCGGACAAGACCACCTATCAGCGCTCTGTCGTCTCCACTTACATTCACAGACCTGAGCAGATTAAGCCTGTTGTCATATAG